A stretch of DNA from Acinetobacter sp. C26M:
AGAGTAGTTTATCTGAAATTTGGGTCACTCGATGTCCTGTACCAACAGCAACTGGTATCTCACTAAAACGTGGAACACTGATTGAAAAGTTTGAACAGCACGGTATTGATGTTGCTGTTTTACAAGATGCCCGTAAAGGTCTATCTGTTCATCATTTTGATCATCAACTGCCTGCATTATTTCGTGAGGGTGGAAATGTTCCAGCATTAGCTGCTCGTTCTGAAGGCGCTCCAAGTCGACTTATTGGTTTGACGTGGATTGATGAATGGCAGGTGATTATTGTTCGCCCTGATTCTGAAATCAGTAAGCCAGAGCATTTAAAAAATGTGAAAGTTGCTTTACCAGAGTACGCCGATAAGCGTGCTGGCAGCATTTTTAGAGCAATGTCATTACAAGGTATCCGAGGTGCTTTGCAACTTGCAAATTTAACCTTCCGTGATGTGGATTTTATTGAAGTCCCTGAAAGAGCTGAGTCGCCTAATCAAGTACGTGATGCCAGTACTTATTGGTCTGGATTAGATGCATTAATCACAGGTGAAGTTGATGCCGTTTATGTAAAAGGTGCATCAGCTGTTGAAGCTGCTACAAAGCGCGGTTTAAAAGTTGGGATTGATTTGGATCAATTTGAGGATGTGACTTCTCGTGTAAACAATGGTACGCCTCGTCCAATCACTGTACATGAAGACTTATTGAAAGATCACTTTGACGTTGTCGTTGATTTTTTGGAAGAGCTGTTTGATACCGCTGATTGGGCGCAAGATCATTTAGATGAAGTGCTGGTTATTCTTCAAGATGAAACGATTGCTGGTGCAGAAAGCGTAGCGACAGCCTACCGCAATAACTTTCATAAGTCTTTACATCCATCATTAAGTGAAGAGCGCTTAGAGCTTTTAAGACAACAAAAAGATTTTCTTTGGTTACACGGTTTTCTCGAGCGCGATGTTGATCTTGATACTTGGGTGGATCACCGTCCTTTGCTCGAAGTTTTAAAGCGCCGCCAAAATAAACAATTTTAATAGGATATTGATCATGACAACGCTTATTCAAACTCCGCTATCTCCTGAACTAAATGACTTTATCGAATCGAACCGTGAAAAAGCTGAATTTGCTTTTGAAGTGTTTCGTGAAACCAGAACAATCACGGCAAATGGAACAGTCAATTTTGTTGAACGTGGACCTGATAATACCTTAATCACTTTTAACTATGCAGGACCTTGGTCTAAAGATAAAAAAAGCAAAGTACTTGTGGAGACAATTGATGGTGAAGTTTTATTGGGACGAAAAAATGCAGGTGGGCGTTATAACAAACTTTTTCGCGAGCATGCAGATGTCACCACAATATCTCATGTACACGCGCCGAATTTAGGGGCTTGGGCGCAAACCCATCGGACCTTACCGATTCGTTATGTGCCTGTTCAGCGCTTTCATTTATTTAAAGAACTACCAATTTATATTGATCGTCGTCAGGCCGAGGTAGATTTCATTTTAGATCAACTCAAAGTTGATATCGAACATCGAGCAATTTTAGAAGCCAACGGTGGTGCGACTGTATGGGGGCGTCAGGGCTTACAAGAAACAGCTGAATTTATCTTGTTGCTTGAGGAAGGTGCACAGATTCAGTTACTTGCTGAATTAGCTGGGGGAAGCCGTGAATACGGACAAGGTGTTTTACACCAGCAGTGGCGAATGAGTGGTTTAACCGATAAAGCGAAGTCGCTTGGATTACTTCCACTTCACTAGAAACCTGATTCAAATATAAATATAGAGAATATTATGGCTGTAAAACTTTTATGGTATCTCACTTCTCCAGATGGACCATATCCTTGGTTGGAATCTGGGCGGTGGGATACCGATTATGAACACTTGCAACAGGTTGCGATTACTGCAGATCGGCTTGGTTTTTACGGTTCACTTATGGGTACCAGCGAGTATGAAACACTTGCTGTTGCTGCAAGTTTAATTCCAGTTACTGAACGTTTAAAGTTTCTGGTTGCCCAACATCCTGGAGAAGTCCAGCCAGCAGTTTTGGCAAAATATGCGCAAACGTTTGATGCATTTTCTAAAGGGCGCTTGTTGTTTAATGTCGTTAATGGAAATGATAAGGGATTGGCAGCTTTAGGTATTCACTATACGCATGATGAGCGTTATGACTTTAGCAAAGAATACTGGACTGCATTTCAGCAAAACTATTTAGGTGATACATCTGGATTTGATGGCGAATTTATTCAAATTGCGCCACGTCTAGAAGGGGGATCTCCTATGTCCAAATGGCGTGGTCCAACTCAAAAGCAGGGTGTTCCTTTATGGGGAGCTGGAACTTCTGCCAAAGGCGTTCAGCATTCTGTTGAATTACTCGATGTGTATTTGAGTTTTGCGAATACGCCACCGCTACTTGGAGAAAAGTTTAGCAAAGTTGCGGCTGAGGCGGAAAAAATTGGACGTACTTTAGCGTTTGGTACTCGATTACAAATTATTGTACGGGAAACAGAAGAAGAGGCTTGGCAGTATGCTCAGTCGCTACTTGACAAGATTGATGTCAATTATGCAATCGAAGCTGTTAAACGGCAGCTTCCACCCGATGAGACTTTTGAGAGTTATCAAAGCCCAAATCCGATCGTTCAAAGGAATCTTACATTGCTCCGACATGGAGTATTACCTCGTGCCAAAGATTTTGAAATTTATCCTAATGTTTGGACTGGGCCATCTTTATTTGGTTTTGATATTTTAAGCCCAGCAGCGGGCACAGCCTTGGTCGGTAGTGCTGAAAATATTGCAGAACGGATTAAAGAATACGAAAGCTATGGTGTATCTGCCTTTATCTTATCTGGTTTCCCTTTAATTGGAGAAGCCTATCGTGTAGCTGATTTATTGTTCCCTTTATTAGAGCTCGATCATGGTTTTGAGTTACCTAAACTTAATAAAAATTCATCCATTGATTCTCTCTTGAATCAAGCAGTCGTCGTTTAAGGGGGAAACATGCACAAAATTACGCGTCGAGAGCTCATCAAACAGACCGGATTGGGAATTGGAGCTGTTGCTGGGATGAGCCTGATAGGATGTTCTAAAACTGAGTCTTCATCTTCGGAAAATGCTGATCCGAGTCAAACTCAAGATGATACCCCGAAAAAAGGCGGTGTGATTAAAATTGGGGTGATCAATGGTAATCAAGCAGGTAATCTAGATGCACATAAGCCTATTGGCATGTCCAGTGCATTTAGAGGCTGGCCGTTATATGCAAAATTATGGGAATGGGGCAGAGATATTCAGCCCAAACTCGCACTTGCAGAATTTGCAGAACCAAATAATGATGGAACGAAATGGACCATTCGCCTAAAAAAGGGTCTCGAATTTCATCACGGTAAAACCATTACTGCTGATGATGTTATTTTTTCCTTACGCCGTTTGACTGACCCTAAACTCGCTTCACCATTTGCTGCCTATCTTTATTCATTGCAAAGAGATGGTATTAAAAAGCGAGATGAATACACCGTTGAGATTCCTTTTGTTCAAGGAAAAGGCTTGGTTGCTTTACCTGAAGCATGGATGAGTTGGGGAGGCATCGTTCCTACAGATTATGACCCTGTTAAAAATGTCGTAGGTGCTGGGCCTTTTAAGCTTGAAAGTTTTACACCGGGTCAGCGCTCACGCTTTGTCCGTTTTGAAAATTACTGGAAAGAAAATCAACCTTATGCTGATGCAATAGAAATCATTGATTTTAAAGATCAGACAGGACGTCTTGCTGCTTTGCAATCAGGTCAAATTGACATTGCTGCAGGGGTAAGTGCCGAGCATATTGCTTTAATTCAAGCCAATAAACGACTGAATCTTGTTTCCTCTGAAACAGATGCTTGGCAATCTTTTGATATGAATACCTCAAAAGCACCGTTCAATGATCCTCGAGTACGTCAAGCTTTTAGATTGATTGCCAATAGAGATGATTTGGTTAAACGGGCTTTAGCTGGACAAGGACGAGCTGCAAATGATCTCTATTCCTTTAGTGACCCTGTATATGACCACAGTATTCCACAACGTAAGCAGGATTTAAATAAAGCGAAGGCGTTGTTGAAAGAAGCTGGTTTTAGCAATAGCTTGGCAGTTGATTTATATACAGGTCCGGATAGCAATGCTGCATTGGTTTTTGCACAGCATGCAGCTCAGGCTGGTGTTATCGTTAATGTTAAACAGGTTGAAGCTGCCACCTTTGCTGATGCTGTAAAACAGGATTGGGCATTTAGTACAGGTTCGAACGTTTCACGCCCTTTTTTATTAACCGTCTTGCAAATTGATGGGCCAGGTGCGGCAAATAATAAGACCCGCTTTAACAATGAGCGTTTTACAGAACTAGTGCATGCGGCATTGCAACAAACTGATTTGGAAAAACGCAAAGTTCTTGTTCATGAAGCACAGCATATTCAGCATGAACAAGGTGGTTTACTCATTTGGGGTTTTAACAATGTACTCGATGCACATTCGAGCCAAATTGGTGGAGTAACTCCTGATCGCACAGGCTTTGCTGCGTGGCGTACAGATGAATTTTGGCGTAGGGGGTGACCGCTATGACAACGCAATCCAGCAAAATAGAGACAGCCATTTCACATCAAACTATCACTAGATCATTTGAAGTACCAGCATGGTTACCTTGGTTTTTCACACGGTTGTTGTCAGGTGTATTGGTTGTTTTTGTGATTAGTCTCATTGTTTTTATTGCTACACAAGCACTTCCATCTGATCCTGCTCGCGTCATTTTGGGCCCAGAAGCGCCTGAAGCGACAGTTCAAATACTTCGTGAACAATTAGGCCTGAATGATCCAATATTGATTCAATACTGGCATTGGTTGAGTCAATTATTACAAGGTAATTTTGGTCGTTCGATTGATTCCAATGTACCTGTTGTGCAAATTGTTCAGAATTATTTCGGAAACACCGTTGCATTAACGATCTTGGTTATTGTCATCACTGTACCACTTTCAGTGGTACTGGGTGTGTGGCTATCACTCCGTCGAGATAGCAAACTAGATCGCATTATTGTTTCAAGCTCTATTCTATTCAAGGCTGTTCCAGGGTTTGTGATTGCAATCTGGTTAATGATGTTTTTCTCAACCTCAATCCTTCATATATTGCCAGCTGCGTCCTTGTTGATTCCAGAGCAGTCAGCTTTTAGCCAAATCGAGTTTCTAGTTTTACCGATTTTAACGTTGGCCTTATCGCTTATTCCATATCTGATGCGTTTAGTTCGTGGTTCTATGATTGATGCACTTGAGTCTGACTATGTAACCTCTGCACGATTGCGTGGTATTCCTGAGCGTCGGATCATATGGAAACATGTTTTACCCAATGCATTGGTGCCAGTGGTACAGGGAACAGCATTAACGATACGAGTTCTGCTGAGCGGTGCTCTCATTATTGAGGTGGTTTTCAGTTATCCCGGTATTGGTAATGCACTCAATGCCGCAATTGAATTAAGAGATATCCCGACCATTCAAGCAATTGTTTTATTACTGACCATTTGTGTGGTAGCCGTTAATTTAATCGCAGATTTAATCACGACTTTACTCACACCAAAAATACGAACAGCCAAAAGACATAAAGCACGTTCGCCTGGTCTGCGTCAGGCATTACGTTTATGGAAGTCAGGTCGACCAATTACCGTCAAACCTGTTAACCGCCGTAATGCGTTAAAGAACATTCAGCAAGGAGGTGGGAAATGAGCTCACTTCATTGGTATCAAAGAAATTTTTTTCAAACATTAATTCGTGAAAGACAGGTACGTTTTGGATTTGTAGTCACGACCTTAGTGCTGATTTTTGCACTTGTTGGCCCACTATTGGCTCCATTTGAGCCTACGGCTTTAATCGGTATGACATATGGTCCGCCTGAGGGAAAATCTTTTCTTGGCTATGATTATATTGGTCATGATGTCTGGTCACGCGTACTTTCTGGAGGGGCTTCTATCATCTGGATGACACTGGCTGCCAGTTTGATTGCATTAATGATTGGCACTAGTTTAGGTGTATTCGCTGCTTTTGCCCGAAATAGGATTGATCAGTTCGTGACATGGCTTACAGATGTTTTTATGGCCTTTCCTGATCTTATATTGGTCTTGCTGATCGTTTCCATGTTAGGTCGGGAACCTTGGCTTATTGTTTTAACGGTTTCAATTGCTTTTATTCCTGGCGTAGTACGTCTTGTACGAAGCGTTGCACTTAATCTCGTAGAACAAGAATATATCGAAGCAGCCAGAATTCTCGGGTACTCAAAAACCTATATTTTATTTCGTGAAATTTTACCCAACATGTTGACGCCTTTACTCATCCATCTTGGTGTGATGCTGACATGGGCTGTGGGTATGTTATCTGGTTTGGCTTTTCTTGGTTATGGTGTAGCACCTCCAGCAGCAGATTGGGGACTCATGATTAATGAAAATCGTGCTGGTTTATTGGTGCAGCCGTGGGCGGTATTTGCTCCTGTCATCTTCATTGCCTTGTTTGCGCTCGGAACGAATGTATTGGCTGAGGGCGTCGGACGTGCAGCAGCTCGGATTGAGGAAAAATAAGCATGGCAGATCTATTTAAAAATACCGTATTGACTGTAAAAGACTTAACTGTGGCATTGGTAAACACTGGTAATCATATCGTTTCTGATATTTCATTTAATCTACGAGAAGGTGAAGTTCTAGGATTAGTTGGCGAGAGTGGTTCAGGTAAAACCACATTATCCAGTGCCTTATTGGGCTATGCACGATATGGAGCCAAGATTATTCAAGGCACAATTGAACTGGATGATGAAGATATTCTCAGTTTAGATGATCATGCTTTACGTCAAGTGCGTGGTTATAAAATGAGTCACGTCGCCCAAGATCCAGGAACAGCACTCAATCCAGCATTAAGTATCGGTCAACATTTATTTGAACTATTAGAAGTCCATCAAACACAGCTATCTAGTACGGAAAAATACCAAAAGGTTGCCAAAATTTTAAATGAAGTAGGATTGCCGCATGATGAGCTATTTCTAAAGCGCTATCCTCATCAGCTTTCGGGTGGGCAACAACAACGAATTTTATTGGCCTTGGCAT
This window harbors:
- a CDS encoding ABC transporter substrate-binding protein, yielding MSLVLDKKENSKEFVKSSLSEIWVTRCPVPTATGISLKRGTLIEKFEQHGIDVAVLQDARKGLSVHHFDHQLPALFREGGNVPALAARSEGAPSRLIGLTWIDEWQVIIVRPDSEISKPEHLKNVKVALPEYADKRAGSIFRAMSLQGIRGALQLANLTFRDVDFIEVPERAESPNQVRDASTYWSGLDALITGEVDAVYVKGASAVEAATKRGLKVGIDLDQFEDVTSRVNNGTPRPITVHEDLLKDHFDVVVDFLEELFDTADWAQDHLDEVLVILQDETIAGAESVATAYRNNFHKSLHPSLSEERLELLRQQKDFLWLHGFLERDVDLDTWVDHRPLLEVLKRRQNKQF
- a CDS encoding class II aldolase/adducin family protein, whose translation is MTTLIQTPLSPELNDFIESNREKAEFAFEVFRETRTITANGTVNFVERGPDNTLITFNYAGPWSKDKKSKVLVETIDGEVLLGRKNAGGRYNKLFREHADVTTISHVHAPNLGAWAQTHRTLPIRYVPVQRFHLFKELPIYIDRRQAEVDFILDQLKVDIEHRAILEANGGATVWGRQGLQETAEFILLLEEGAQIQLLAELAGGSREYGQGVLHQQWRMSGLTDKAKSLGLLPLH
- a CDS encoding LLM class flavin-dependent oxidoreductase → MAVKLLWYLTSPDGPYPWLESGRWDTDYEHLQQVAITADRLGFYGSLMGTSEYETLAVAASLIPVTERLKFLVAQHPGEVQPAVLAKYAQTFDAFSKGRLLFNVVNGNDKGLAALGIHYTHDERYDFSKEYWTAFQQNYLGDTSGFDGEFIQIAPRLEGGSPMSKWRGPTQKQGVPLWGAGTSAKGVQHSVELLDVYLSFANTPPLLGEKFSKVAAEAEKIGRTLAFGTRLQIIVRETEEEAWQYAQSLLDKIDVNYAIEAVKRQLPPDETFESYQSPNPIVQRNLTLLRHGVLPRAKDFEIYPNVWTGPSLFGFDILSPAAGTALVGSAENIAERIKEYESYGVSAFILSGFPLIGEAYRVADLLFPLLELDHGFELPKLNKNSSIDSLLNQAVVV
- a CDS encoding ABC transporter substrate-binding protein is translated as MHKITRRELIKQTGLGIGAVAGMSLIGCSKTESSSSENADPSQTQDDTPKKGGVIKIGVINGNQAGNLDAHKPIGMSSAFRGWPLYAKLWEWGRDIQPKLALAEFAEPNNDGTKWTIRLKKGLEFHHGKTITADDVIFSLRRLTDPKLASPFAAYLYSLQRDGIKKRDEYTVEIPFVQGKGLVALPEAWMSWGGIVPTDYDPVKNVVGAGPFKLESFTPGQRSRFVRFENYWKENQPYADAIEIIDFKDQTGRLAALQSGQIDIAAGVSAEHIALIQANKRLNLVSSETDAWQSFDMNTSKAPFNDPRVRQAFRLIANRDDLVKRALAGQGRAANDLYSFSDPVYDHSIPQRKQDLNKAKALLKEAGFSNSLAVDLYTGPDSNAALVFAQHAAQAGVIVNVKQVEAATFADAVKQDWAFSTGSNVSRPFLLTVLQIDGPGAANNKTRFNNERFTELVHAALQQTDLEKRKVLVHEAQHIQHEQGGLLIWGFNNVLDAHSSQIGGVTPDRTGFAAWRTDEFWRRG
- a CDS encoding ABC transporter permease; protein product: MTTQSSKIETAISHQTITRSFEVPAWLPWFFTRLLSGVLVVFVISLIVFIATQALPSDPARVILGPEAPEATVQILREQLGLNDPILIQYWHWLSQLLQGNFGRSIDSNVPVVQIVQNYFGNTVALTILVIVITVPLSVVLGVWLSLRRDSKLDRIIVSSSILFKAVPGFVIAIWLMMFFSTSILHILPAASLLIPEQSAFSQIEFLVLPILTLALSLIPYLMRLVRGSMIDALESDYVTSARLRGIPERRIIWKHVLPNALVPVVQGTALTIRVLLSGALIIEVVFSYPGIGNALNAAIELRDIPTIQAIVLLLTICVVAVNLIADLITTLLTPKIRTAKRHKARSPGLRQALRLWKSGRPITVKPVNRRNALKNIQQGGGK
- a CDS encoding ABC transporter permease, whose protein sequence is MSSLHWYQRNFFQTLIRERQVRFGFVVTTLVLIFALVGPLLAPFEPTALIGMTYGPPEGKSFLGYDYIGHDVWSRVLSGGASIIWMTLAASLIALMIGTSLGVFAAFARNRIDQFVTWLTDVFMAFPDLILVLLIVSMLGREPWLIVLTVSIAFIPGVVRLVRSVALNLVEQEYIEAARILGYSKTYILFREILPNMLTPLLIHLGVMLTWAVGMLSGLAFLGYGVAPPAADWGLMINENRAGLLVQPWAVFAPVIFIALFALGTNVLAEGVGRAAARIEEK